In Pectobacterium aroidearum, the following are encoded in one genomic region:
- a CDS encoding 5-formyltetrahydrofolate cyclo-ligase, producing MSSSDSSISPDTSLSSTTASRQQIRQAVRQHRRLLTPEQQALFAQQACERVMAHPKIIRAESVAVFLSFDGELDTSPLIQQLWQQGKRVYLPVLHPFRAGHLLFLRYAPDTELVRNRLKIMEPCLDVRQVLPLPQLDILLTPLVAFDHQGQRLGMGGGFYDRTLQYRNQMSRGPYPIGLAHDCQQVDALPVESWDIPLPEIITPSRHWQWSTR from the coding sequence ATGTCATCTTCTGATTCATCAATATCTCCCGATACATCACTCTCTTCTACGACAGCGTCACGTCAGCAGATTCGTCAGGCTGTGCGACAACATCGGCGTTTACTAACGCCAGAGCAGCAGGCGTTATTTGCACAACAAGCGTGTGAGCGCGTCATGGCACACCCGAAAATCATACGGGCAGAGAGCGTCGCGGTATTCCTGTCCTTTGATGGCGAGTTGGATACCTCCCCGTTGATTCAACAGCTGTGGCAACAGGGAAAGCGTGTTTATTTGCCGGTTCTGCATCCGTTTCGTGCCGGGCATCTACTGTTCCTGCGCTATGCGCCGGACACCGAGTTGGTACGCAATCGTCTGAAAATTATGGAACCGTGTCTGGACGTGCGTCAGGTGCTGCCGTTACCGCAACTGGATATCCTGCTGACACCGCTGGTGGCGTTTGATCATCAAGGACAGCGGCTTGGAATGGGCGGCGGTTTTTACGATCGTACGTTGCAGTACCGCAACCAGATGTCTCGCGGGCCTTACCCGATTGGCCTGGCCCACGATTGTCAGCAGGTTGACGCGCTGCCAGTGGAAAGCTGGGATATTCCGCTGCCGGAAATTATCACCCCCTCTCGCCACTGGCAGTGGAGCACGCGCTAG
- the zapA gene encoding cell division protein ZapA, with product MSAQPVDIQIFGRSLRVNCPPEQQDALNQAAEDLNQRLQDLKVRTRVTNTEQLVFIAALNVCHELAQERGKTRDYASNMEQRIRMLQQTIEQALLEQGRITERQGAQFE from the coding sequence ATGTCTGCACAACCAGTAGATATTCAAATTTTTGGCCGTTCGTTAAGAGTGAATTGTCCGCCAGAACAACAGGATGCGTTGAATCAGGCTGCAGAGGATCTTAACCAGCGGTTGCAAGATCTTAAGGTTCGCACTAGAGTCACGAACACTGAGCAACTGGTGTTTATTGCCGCGCTGAATGTGTGCCATGAACTGGCGCAGGAGCGGGGTAAAACTCGTGACTATGCGTCAAATATGGAACAGCGCATTCGTATGTTACAGCAGACCATCGAACAGGCCTTGCTGGAACAAGGGCGAATCACAGAACGCCAGGGTGCGCAATTTGAATAA
- a CDS encoding YecA family protein yields the protein MSIENTFPAYEGLDQLLHQQQVALTAAEMHGLISGMLCGGNHDDSWRTLVFELTNEGMAFTQTLSQPLQDLYQATREALEDDGFLFQLFLPDDSQDEVSVFDRADALAGWVNHFLLGLGVVQPQLNKAKGELKEAIEDLRNIAQLGYDEDEDQEELEQSLEEVIEYVRVSAILCHNEFTSQRVATAPEQQKPTLH from the coding sequence ATGTCTATAGAGAATACGTTTCCCGCCTATGAAGGCCTTGACCAACTGCTTCACCAACAGCAAGTCGCGCTGACCGCGGCAGAAATGCACGGTTTGATCAGTGGGATGCTGTGTGGTGGAAACCATGACGACAGTTGGAGAACGCTGGTTTTTGAACTGACGAATGAAGGCATGGCGTTTACCCAAACGCTGTCGCAACCGCTTCAGGACCTGTATCAGGCCACACGTGAAGCTCTGGAAGATGATGGCTTTCTGTTCCAGCTTTTCCTGCCTGACGACTCACAAGATGAAGTGAGCGTCTTCGATCGCGCCGACGCGCTGGCAGGCTGGGTCAACCACTTCCTGCTTGGGCTGGGCGTGGTTCAGCCACAGTTGAACAAGGCCAAAGGCGAACTGAAAGAAGCCATCGAAGATTTACGCAACATCGCCCAGCTTGGCTACGACGAAGATGAAGATCAGGAAGAACTGGAGCAATCGCTGGAAGAAGTGATTGAGTATGTTCGCGTTTCTGCCATTTTGTGCCATAACGAATTTACCAGCCAACGCGTCGCGACTGCACCCGAACAACAAAAACCGACGCTGCATTGA
- the pepP gene encoding Xaa-Pro aminopeptidase — protein MNPQEFLRRRQGLLEKMAPGSAAIIFAAPEAQRNADSDYPYRQNSDFWYFTGFNEPEAVLLLVKSDAKHHHSVIFNRVRDLTAEIWFGRRLGQEAAPAKLGVDRALPFDEISTQLHLLLNGLDVVYHAQGQYDYADKLVFAALDTLRNGTRQGFAAPATLTDWRPWVHEMRLFKSPEEISVMRRACEITALAHTRAMQKCRPGMYEYQLEGEIHHEFTRHGARYPSYNTIVGSGENACILHYTENETQMRDGDLVLIDAGCEYKSYAGDITRTFPVNGKFTAPQRAIYDIVLRSQLRALELFGPGRSIREVNEEVVRMMVSGLIKLGVMKGEVEELIAEQAHRQFFMHGLSHWLGLDVHDVGDYGTTDRGRPLEPGMVLTIEPGLYIAPDAKVPQQYRGIGVRIEDNIVITENGNENLTAGVVKDADDIEALMAQWHDKQH, from the coding sequence ATGAATCCACAAGAATTTCTTCGTCGTCGTCAGGGGCTGTTGGAAAAAATGGCACCGGGCAGCGCGGCGATTATTTTTGCTGCGCCGGAAGCGCAGCGCAATGCCGACAGCGACTATCCTTATCGTCAAAATAGCGATTTTTGGTATTTCACCGGTTTCAATGAACCAGAAGCTGTTCTGCTGCTGGTAAAAAGCGATGCCAAACATCATCACAGCGTAATCTTCAACCGCGTACGCGATCTGACGGCCGAAATCTGGTTTGGTCGCCGTCTCGGTCAGGAAGCTGCGCCAGCCAAACTCGGCGTTGATCGCGCCCTGCCGTTTGACGAAATCAGCACGCAGCTGCATCTATTATTGAACGGTCTGGACGTGGTGTATCACGCGCAGGGGCAATACGATTATGCCGACAAGCTGGTCTTCGCCGCGCTGGATACCTTGCGCAATGGTACCCGTCAGGGGTTTGCTGCCCCCGCCACGCTGACCGACTGGCGTCCGTGGGTACATGAAATGCGCCTGTTTAAATCGCCTGAAGAAATCAGCGTCATGCGCCGCGCCTGTGAAATTACGGCGCTGGCCCACACGCGCGCCATGCAAAAATGCCGTCCCGGCATGTATGAATATCAGCTTGAAGGCGAAATTCACCACGAATTTACCCGCCACGGTGCCCGCTATCCTTCTTACAACACGATAGTCGGCAGCGGCGAGAACGCCTGCATCCTGCATTACACCGAAAACGAGACGCAAATGCGTGACGGCGATTTGGTGCTGATTGATGCGGGCTGTGAATACAAAAGTTATGCTGGCGATATCACCCGTACCTTCCCCGTCAACGGCAAATTTACCGCACCGCAGCGTGCCATTTACGACATCGTGCTGCGTTCGCAGCTGCGCGCACTGGAGCTGTTTGGCCCAGGTCGCAGCATCCGCGAAGTGAACGAAGAAGTGGTGCGCATGATGGTCAGCGGCCTCATCAAACTCGGCGTGATGAAAGGCGAAGTGGAAGAGCTGATTGCCGAACAGGCACATCGCCAGTTCTTCATGCATGGCCTCAGCCACTGGCTGGGTCTGGACGTGCATGACGTGGGGGATTACGGCACAACCGATCGGGGTCGCCCGCTTGAGCCGGGTATGGTACTGACCATTGAGCCCGGTCTCTACATTGCGCCTGATGCCAAAGTGCCGCAGCAGTACCGGGGAATTGGCGTACGTATCGAAGATAACATCGTGATCACCGAAAACGGCAACGAAAACCTGACGGCTGGTGTAGTTAAAGATGCCGATGACATTGAAGCGCTGATGGCGCAATGGCATGACAAGCAACACTAA
- the ubiH gene encoding 2-octaprenyl-6-methoxyphenyl hydroxylase, which produces MAVMIVGGGMAGATLALAISRLSQGTIPVDLIEAHSPLDKEHPGFDARALALSDGTRQQLAALGIWQALSGNATAITDIHVSERGHASVVNLKASDYHVKALGHVVELHDVGQRLFSLLQQAPGVRLHCPAKVVAVTRTQDNATLTLDDGTELTGQLLVAADGSRSVLSQSCGIQWQQHDYDQVAVIANVTTAEPHRGRAFERFTPHGPLALLPMSNGRCSLVWCHDKHRQHEVDGWSEAEFCRQLQQAFGWRLGRFTHIGERHSYPLRLLTASQHISHRLALVGNAAQTLHPIAGQGFNLGIRDVMSLAETLVEAAKNQQDIGQYSVLSRYQQRREPDQHTTVAITDGLVRLFANRYAALAVSRNLGLIAMNNLPLMRDAFARRTLGWVER; this is translated from the coding sequence ATGGCGGTCATGATTGTTGGTGGCGGGATGGCGGGCGCGACGCTGGCGCTGGCGATCTCGCGGCTTTCACAGGGCACAATTCCGGTTGACCTTATCGAGGCGCATTCGCCGCTCGACAAGGAACATCCGGGTTTTGACGCACGCGCCCTCGCACTGTCTGACGGTACACGCCAGCAGCTCGCGGCGCTGGGGATCTGGCAAGCGCTATCGGGCAATGCCACGGCGATAACCGACATTCACGTCAGCGAACGCGGGCACGCCAGCGTGGTGAACCTGAAAGCCTCGGACTATCACGTTAAGGCATTAGGCCATGTGGTTGAATTGCACGATGTCGGACAGCGTCTGTTCTCCCTGCTGCAACAAGCGCCGGGCGTACGCCTGCACTGCCCAGCTAAAGTCGTTGCCGTTACGCGGACGCAGGATAATGCGACGCTCACGTTGGACGACGGTACAGAGCTAACCGGTCAATTGCTGGTCGCCGCAGACGGATCTCGCTCCGTGCTGTCGCAATCCTGTGGGATTCAATGGCAGCAGCATGATTATGATCAGGTCGCAGTGATCGCCAATGTAACAACGGCTGAACCCCATCGTGGCCGCGCGTTTGAACGGTTTACCCCACACGGCCCGCTGGCGCTTCTGCCGATGAGTAACGGCCGCTGCTCACTCGTCTGGTGCCATGATAAACACCGTCAACATGAGGTCGATGGATGGAGCGAGGCCGAGTTTTGCCGTCAGCTACAGCAAGCTTTTGGCTGGCGTCTGGGGCGCTTCACTCACATCGGCGAACGCCACAGCTACCCGCTGCGCTTGCTCACTGCCAGCCAGCATATCAGCCACCGACTCGCGCTGGTGGGTAACGCGGCACAAACACTGCACCCGATTGCCGGACAAGGCTTTAATCTGGGGATTCGCGATGTGATGTCGCTGGCGGAAACCCTCGTCGAGGCAGCAAAAAACCAGCAGGATATCGGCCAGTACAGTGTGCTCAGCCGCTATCAACAACGCCGCGAACCCGATCAACACACCACAGTCGCGATCACCGACGGGCTGGTCAGGCTGTTCGCTAACCGCTATGCCGCGCTGGCCGTCAGCCGCAATCTGGGCCTCATCGCCATGAATAACCTGCCGCTGATGCGCGACGCCTTTGCTCGTCGCACGCTGGGCTGGGTAGAACGTTAA
- the ubiI gene encoding FAD-dependent 2-octaprenylphenol hydroxylase gives MQSFDVVIAGGGMVGLALACGLQGSGLRIAVLEKQAAEPQPLGKNHALRVSAINAASECLLRHIGVWENLVAQRVSPYNDMQVWDKDSFGKISFSGEEFGFSHLGHIIENPVIQQVLWQRASQLSDITLLSPTSLKQVAWGENEAFITLQDDSMLTARLVVGADGAHSWLRQHADIPLTFWDYGHHALVANIRTEQPHQSVARQAFHGDGILAFLPLDDPHLCSIVWSLSPEQAQAMQKLPVEEFNRQVAMAFDMRLGLCELESERQTFPLTGRYARSFAAHRLVLVGDAAHTIHPLAGQGVNLGFMDVAELIAELKRLQTQGKDIGQHLYLRRYERRRKHSAAVMLASMQGFRELFDGDNPAKKLLRDVGLVLADKLPGIKPTLVRQAMGLHDLPDWLSQEQ, from the coding sequence ATGCAATCATTCGACGTGGTTATTGCCGGTGGCGGTATGGTCGGTCTGGCGCTGGCCTGCGGCTTACAGGGTAGCGGCCTGCGTATCGCCGTGCTGGAGAAACAGGCGGCCGAACCTCAGCCGCTCGGGAAAAACCATGCCCTGCGCGTCTCCGCCATCAACGCCGCCAGTGAATGTCTCCTGCGCCACATCGGTGTCTGGGAAAATCTCGTGGCACAACGCGTCAGCCCTTACAACGATATGCAGGTCTGGGATAAAGACAGCTTCGGTAAAATCAGCTTTAGCGGCGAAGAATTCGGCTTTTCCCATCTTGGGCACATCATTGAAAACCCGGTGATTCAGCAGGTACTGTGGCAACGCGCCTCTCAGTTAAGCGACATCACCCTGCTCTCTCCCACGTCGTTAAAACAGGTCGCCTGGGGAGAGAACGAAGCCTTTATTACGTTACAGGATGACAGCATGCTGACCGCCCGGCTGGTGGTTGGTGCGGACGGCGCACATTCATGGCTGCGTCAGCATGCGGATATTCCACTGACCTTTTGGGACTACGGCCATCACGCGCTGGTCGCCAACATTCGTACCGAACAACCTCACCAATCCGTCGCGCGTCAGGCATTTCACGGCGACGGTATTCTGGCGTTCCTGCCGCTGGACGATCCACACCTCTGTTCGATCGTCTGGTCGCTTTCACCGGAGCAGGCTCAGGCAATGCAGAAGCTGCCTGTAGAGGAATTCAATCGTCAGGTCGCCATGGCGTTTGATATGCGTCTGGGGCTGTGTGAGCTGGAAAGCGAGCGTCAGACTTTCCCGCTGACCGGACGCTACGCTCGCAGTTTCGCAGCACACCGGCTGGTGCTGGTCGGCGACGCGGCGCACACTATTCATCCGCTGGCAGGACAAGGCGTCAACCTGGGCTTCATGGATGTCGCTGAACTGATTGCGGAACTGAAGCGCTTACAGACGCAGGGCAAAGATATCGGCCAACACCTTTACCTACGACGCTATGAGCGCCGCCGCAAACACAGTGCCGCCGTAATGCTCGCCAGCATGCAGGGATTCCGTGAACTGTTTGACGGCGACAATCCGGCGAAAAAACTGCTGCGTGATGTCGGTCTGGTACTGGCGGATAAACTCCCCGGCATTAAACCGACGCTGGTCCGTCAGGCCATGGGATTACACGATCTGCCAGACTGGCTTAGCCAGGAGCAATAA
- a CDS encoding Hcp family type VI secretion system effector codes for MANSIFMKITGKIQGLISEGCLSIDSVGNKHISGHEDEIFVYATNYDLSRDRHVNHHPFSVTKVVDKSTPLLLTSIANNELLECELRYYRTSASGTQENYMTITLRDASIVNLSNQNPNSLTHNDMQPFETLSLRYESITCQHNIAGTSGYSILTENMY; via the coding sequence ATGGCTAATTCTATTTTTATGAAGATAACGGGAAAAATTCAGGGATTGATCTCTGAAGGATGTTTAAGTATCGACTCGGTAGGAAATAAACATATCTCTGGTCACGAAGATGAAATTTTTGTTTATGCGACAAACTACGACCTATCAAGAGATCGACACGTTAACCATCACCCCTTTTCCGTGACTAAAGTCGTTGATAAATCGACACCTCTTCTACTCACCAGCATCGCCAATAATGAGCTATTGGAGTGCGAGTTAAGGTATTACCGCACGTCTGCCAGCGGAACCCAAGAGAACTATATGACAATAACATTGAGAGATGCGTCTATTGTTAACCTCTCAAATCAAAACCCCAATTCATTGACCCATAACGATATGCAGCCATTTGAAACCCTCAGCCTGCGTTATGAGAGTATTACCTGCCAGCACAATATCGCA